One Emys orbicularis isolate rEmyOrb1 chromosome 20, rEmyOrb1.hap1, whole genome shotgun sequence genomic window, CCACATCAAGCCGGGAGCCAAGGTCCTGTACCTGGGAGCTGCCTCCGGGACCACGGTCTCGCACGTCTCTGATATTGTGGGGCCGGTAAGGAGCCTTTCCCTCCAGAGCCACTGCTGGGCCTGGGTCTGTAACGGGGTGGGAGGCGGGGAGGAGGAGATCTAGAGGGTCTGACTCAGCTGTGCTGAAAGAGGACAGTGCCTGGTTGCCTTGCAGTgtcggggtggggtggcagggagaaGAGAGGCTGCTCTGCTCTTGGGGGGGGTGGAGATGGCTGACCTCGGCTCTGTGCCGCACCCAGGAAGGTCTGGTCTACGCTGTGGAGTTCTCCCATCGCTCGGGCCGTGACCTCATCAACGTGGCGAAGAAACGCACCAACATCATCCCCGTCATTGAGGACGCACGGCACCCGCACAAGTACCGCATGCTGATCGGTGAGTGCTGTGGGGGGGACAGGCTACAGAGCGAGGATCCCCCGCTATGCCCAGGATCCAGTAACTCCCCACCTCCGCTGATAGAAATGGCTTTctcagcagggggggggggctacaGAGTGAGGTCCCTCCCATCATGCCCAGGGTCCTGTAACCCCCACAGAACGGTTTccccagctgtggggggagctacCAAGAGAGGTTTTCCGCCATGCACAGAGCCTGGGCTGATGCTCCCCACTTGCACCAGGGGACATTGGGgttccctctccccagctgctgtcTTGGGTGTCTTCCGAGCAGCAGGCTGGAGGCCCCCTGCGCTCGGGCTGGATTGCGGGGCGTTGAGGGGATGGGGATGGCAGAGGCAGGCATCTAAACCACCCTCTTCTCCCTGCAGGGATGGTGGACGTGATCTTCGCTGACGTGGCCCAGCCTGACCAGTCGCGCATTGTGGCCCTAAACGCTCACAACTTCCTGAAGAACGGAGGGCACTTCGTCATCTCCATCAAGGTAacggcagcagggcctggcttcTGCCCCTCCCAGTGCCCCAGGGGTGGGACCCGTGGGCTGTCTAATGTTTGGGCTCAGTGGGGAGCCTCCTGGTCACTTGTTCCTGGTTATTCCAGTAGTCCCCAAGGATCAGGGGGGTTTGGTGCGCAAGGTGCTGCACAAGGATAGAGTAGCTCCCCTGCGCTGCAGTCCTGTGCATTGGGATCTATTTTTGGGGTCCTGTGGGCCATCTCCTCTGGCCCATGCTGGATCCCCTGGGCTGCAGTCCCTGTACATTGTGGTGTCttttgggggggaggcggggggaggggggcgtagGCTGTCTCCTCTGGCCCAAGCTGGATCCCCTGGGCTTGCAGGCACCATGTGCAGATGTTGTCTCTTGTGGAGGTCTGCTGGATCTCCTGGGCCAGAGCTGGTCCCTCCAAGCCCTCAACTGGAGGACCCTCTGTGTCCCtgaaggagggggctcagctGTGGGGCAGGTTCAGGGCTGGCAGGGAAGCAGCTTTCGGCATTGGGAGGGGATACCCAGTGACAGGATCGCTCGTAGAGCGGGGGAAAGCTGCTTAGCTGCTCACGGCTTCCTTCCAGGCCAACTGCATCGATTCCACAGCGGCGCCTGAGGCCGTCTTCGCCTCCGAGGTGAAGAAGATGCAGCAGGAGAACATGAAACCCCAGGAGCAGCTGACGCTGGAGCCCTACGAGCGAGACcatgctgtggtggtggggatttACAGGTACGGCTGCACCGATgtgagaggtggggttggggaggagagAATGACTGGGTTTGCCCAGCAGAGGGATTGGGGGTGTCCATGTACCCCCAGTAGGAACGTGCATGCAGGTGCGGTGGGTAAATGCTtgccctgtggggctgggagacTGCTCTGTTCGGCGCATGGATCTAACCCTTGTCTTTCTATTCCAGACCTGCCCCCAAACAGAAGAAGTAGCATCTCCTTGGAGCTCCTTGTTACTGGGCCAGCAGGCCGGATTCTATCGTCTGCTGGCATTGGGCATGGGAGTGCTCCCTGGGTGTGGGGTCGTCTTGCTgcccaccctccctctcccccgggACTCATTTCTATTCtgctttgtggattttttttttctccagatgtatttttattaaaatatgggaAAATGATAGCagcaggtttgtgtgtgtgctgggcagGCAGTTCACACGCATGAGTAGTGACCCTATCTTCAGTGGCTTGCATTTGGCCCATTtgccctgctcccctccaagCCTGAGGGTGACTGTCGGCCTGGGGAAGCTCAGTGCCTACTGCGGACGGGTGTGGGTTTGGCCTGGTGGGGAGGcgtctgcccccagccctggggggagTGTTTCTGGGGGAAGCCAGGGGGGCCTGTTCCTTGATCTCTCcaaaggggggcagggggtttggcagGGTACCTGGagagagtagggttgccaaccctcctggtttcaCCTGGAGTCTCTTTGAATCGGGCTTGATCTCCCGGAAGCTACTGAAGCCCATCTGGGAGActttaggctgctaaaagtctggctGCCTAGCTGggcaaaggcaggctccctggctctgtcctgctcccggaagtggcggcatgtccctgcaggcCCTAGGCTAGTGGTTTTTAAACTGCGGGTCTGGGtcgcggtggctctggtcagcattgccaaccgggctgttaaaagtcccgttgatggggctgcctggctaaggcaggctagtccctacctgttctgacatcgcactgtgccctggaagtggccagcagcaggtctggctgctaggcggggggggggcgccatgggtggaggcggtgcctgcaggcgagaacCACGTGGAATCGCTTGGGCGccgctggctgcttctggggcgcagcacgACCCACAGtggcaggacaggcaggaagcctgccttagcaccccgctgcactgctgactgggagctgtccgaggtaagcccatgccccagtcctgagccccttcctgcactcgaaacccctcatccccggccccaccccagagccttgaccccccccccccataccctaatcctctgccccagccctgggcccttcccacacccccaaacccctcatccagtGGGTTGCAGGCATCAACAAATTTCTTCAATGGGGTCGCCAGAGAAAGTGTGAAAACCAGTgccctaggtgcaggggtggcTAAGGGctcactgcccctgcccctgatgccaactcagcagctcccatgggccggGAATGGGGCACCGTGGCCAGTGGGACCTGTGAGGGCGGTGTCTGCAGGCAGGGGAAGtacgcagagcctcctggccgccCATGAGCCTAGGAGCTCATGTTGGATATGTTGTCACTTGTGGGAGCCACCCCTGGTAAGCacctctgggctggagcctgcaccctgaaccccctcccgtgCTCTTGCCCCAgtctgctcctgcacccccactccctcccccaggctcagcctagagccccctcccacccttcgaatctctcggtcccagcccggagcctacaccccacccccatcccagcctggtgaaagtgagggtggggaagggggtgggagtgagtggggggtggcATAGGCGTGGCCCTGGGGGagtggcggggtggggtggggtaggggtgtttgggtttgtgaggctagacagttggcaaccctaggatgGGTTatggtgggaagcgctgggactcctgggaggtgggagggggaggatttgccctgggggaggggctggcactgGGCGATCCCCAAGGGtggggggacaggtagggggtggggttaaCGGGAGGAATTCTGCCAGGGCCAGCCtcgtgggggtgggagagagaggtcAATAAGGGGCGGGGCCTATGCGCAGTCTGTTCCGAATGGGCGGGATCATAGTGAGAAGGAAacgccctggccccagcccgctccgaaGGGTGAGGGTACccttcagagaaggggtggggctgcccGTCGAATCCCCTGATTGGCTGGGGATGCGCATGCGCAGTTCGCGGCTCCCCCCGCCGGCGCCTGTGGCTTGCGTGCGGAAGGGAGAAAGGTCACGTGCCGGCGCGTGCGCTgtgcgggaatggggggaagcgCCTGCGCACCGCCAGGAGAGGTCACGTGGTACTTCGACACCAATGAGGCAATAGCCTCGGCGATAATTTATGACACCATCAAACGGCTCCTTATTCACTTGTCAGGGCTATTCCGCATGCGCATTTTGCCCCGTTGATTTTGGTCACGCGCTCGTTCCGTAACACGCATGCGTAGATTCATTCTGGTCAGTCTCATCACGTGGGCTGCCGGCCGCGCGCGTGCGCACGCCCCTCTGGTTGGCCCGGATCACGTGGGCGGCCGGCGTGGCGCATGCGCGGTGCcctggcggcggcggcggtttGTTGTGGTCGCCATTTTTTGTTGCATTACTGGGAAATCCCGGGGCGCGCGCAGGAGCCGCCCGACTggaccgggacccgccgccgGGGGGCGCCGCCCGCAGCGGGACGGGACTGGGACCCGCCTCCGCccgcgccgggccgggcccgccAGAGACCCCCCGCCAGGGCCGCTGCCGCAGGTGAGACCGGCCGCGACCCCCCCgcccgggagcggtgccgacccTGGGACCCGACCCAGTCCCGTatcctctgccccgccccccccgcccgggacccgccccatcccctctccccggccccGGGACCCGACCTCGCCCGGGCCTggcccctcccactgcctccGGGACTCGTCTCGGCTCCTCCCACGTCCTCCTGGGATCTGAACCGGCCTCGGTTCCTTCGCCTCCCCGGCCCCGAGATCCGACCTGGCCCCTCGCCGCCCGGGATCGGCTTCCTTCCTTCTTCCCATCCCCGTGCCCGGCCTCTGCCCCCGTGCCTGGCATCCCTAATTTCCTTCCTTCTCAGCCCGggatcctcccctcccttccatccCTCTTCTCACTAGGGCAGCAGCCCCCAGGAACCCCAACGGGAAACTGCCCCCCTACCCTTATTCATATTGACCCCCCACTTCCTCCAGGACGACTTTTTCAATGTATGTCCCCAC contains:
- the FBL gene encoding rRNA 2'-O-methyltransferase fibrillarin, translating into MRPGFSPRGGRGGFGDRGGGRGGFRGGRGGGFRSPGGSDGGFRGRGGGSGGFRGRGGPGRGGRGGGGRGGRGGFRGGKKVTVEPHRHEGVFICRGKEDALVTKNLVPGESVYGEKRISVEDAELKVEYRAWNPFRSKLAAAILGGIDQIHIKPGAKVLYLGAASGTTVSHVSDIVGPEGLVYAVEFSHRSGRDLINVAKKRTNIIPVIEDARHPHKYRMLIGMVDVIFADVAQPDQSRIVALNAHNFLKNGGHFVISIKANCIDSTAAPEAVFASEVKKMQQENMKPQEQLTLEPYERDHAVVVGIYRPAPKQKK